One genomic segment of Halopiger aswanensis includes these proteins:
- a CDS encoding bifunctional DNA primase/polymerase — MSWRQATREEIYRYYTEEFPSYVDELPSFITAQGPKQYALAFRESHPVRKDGVPDKDFIRRDTWQTNTSGERTSAAFHDFDDILEFIRNPARNDPLGRSDFALADPDLLEKPAPRPDAVYYALDHWERPWVLLIDIDAKTIARERAAQAVPDEDVTEDSGELLDAAGILEADPAGYPYSFADIERAIEYGFEVRDIFEDDFNAEDTMVVYSGQGVHVYLLDTDPAHRYDAKSREVLNDLLQETYEIPIDPVVTADRRRVVRLPYSLHADVCSIVTPIESSSFDIRSTTPEAIQS; from the coding sequence ATGAGCTGGCGCCAAGCTACGCGCGAGGAGATTTACAGGTACTACACGGAAGAGTTCCCCTCGTACGTCGACGAACTCCCGTCGTTCATCACAGCACAGGGACCGAAACAGTACGCGCTCGCGTTTCGAGAATCCCACCCGGTACGGAAAGACGGAGTCCCGGATAAGGACTTCATCCGACGAGACACCTGGCAAACGAACACCTCCGGAGAGCGGACCTCAGCAGCATTCCACGACTTCGACGATATCCTCGAGTTCATCCGCAATCCAGCACGGAATGACCCACTCGGCCGGAGTGACTTCGCACTCGCAGATCCTGACCTGCTCGAGAAACCAGCTCCACGCCCTGATGCGGTCTACTACGCCCTTGATCACTGGGAACGGCCGTGGGTGCTTCTCATCGATATCGACGCGAAAACGATAGCCCGAGAGCGAGCAGCGCAAGCAGTGCCGGACGAGGACGTTACAGAGGACAGTGGGGAACTGCTCGATGCCGCAGGGATTCTCGAAGCAGACCCAGCAGGCTACCCATATTCTTTCGCGGATATCGAACGGGCCATTGAGTACGGTTTCGAGGTGCGAGATATCTTTGAGGACGATTTCAACGCCGAGGATACGATGGTAGTGTACAGCGGCCAGGGCGTTCACGTCTATCTCCTCGATACCGACCCTGCTCATCGATATGACGCCAAGAGTCGAGAAGTGCTGAACGACCTTCTGCAAGAAACCTACGAGATTCCCATCGATCCAGTGGTTACCGCTGACCGTCGTCGAGTCGTCCGGCTCCCCTACTCATTGCACGCTGACGTCTGCAGTATCGTCACGCCGATAGAGAGCTCGAGCTTCGACATTCGGTCTACAACACCGGAGGCCATCCAGTCATGA
- a CDS encoding ATP-binding protein, with the protein MTEYLRVTPTSEQLDTESIPRVLDSLHKLTTPGSSGLGAKLNPLHSETPPRFEFLAMSDGPDEPVEFFYSADAHLDTLKKRLRSIYPATFDIERVDVDVAARLIQPVEFTPQEFVEHYEAGRLQYEFGPAEQYDIVDEESVDSESAEADPVVDGGTASTRVLNHHVTVGDSALELAPPDALPDDKEERRAIEKPTMTPAGTILARPAQDAVSPLGVRWCGSASRKQDWMTSLTPFTAEETNGDLSAVDQPGAALASLIDHLMEATAPTAFQVVFQRRANWQSDAEVRKEDLVDGRDTFFQEVVGSLLEVEDQRSDQADRQISESVEKRIEYIDAKNAKRSFTVNIRAIGVPTDDTRDDLDGRMDSLLPVFDPLDGPFYEVEGQRFRDSGFREKTKEKKARAALQRLLNRELTTGRGKTRPGLVLCGTELANFVLVPSSEQLTVEGIRGTRAEQQSRNPLPCPNPDLIQQFQEGMAIGYALDENGEPRSDPIRIPPDLLTTHYGRFASTGAGKSKAIINDALSLRETTGGPVVIVDPKGDGMCENYLRCHYDQFGGLDDVYQFRVPETLPAFSFFDIRPALEAGRNREDAIQDKVDHFHDILRMIMGREQYGQAFVANEILSYLIKALFDEEYGSDVFGLDDLFAAALQMQREQTIPPVSADNRNVEESLTRHFAKDDHRFQVSMDAVGNRLDKLREDAHLRRIFSHVPKQDDDGEYVDNRFDFREFLDEDATILFDLGDLRPEGQRAITLLLLSNLWDAVQVRRRDGKTDYENLTNLIIEEAAPVASTKLVSEQLLPQGRSFGLSMGLVMQFPGQVRNRNERAYDEVLNNIKTKLIGNISIERDLAESLAHEDLSPTDLRNRVNTLPSGEWIAQLPSPSFGKTGPAPFSVKPLPIAAGHPESDEPLSVEQEDHFETVALPRLSERTQAQYGLAETPRESETADDEGWGSRSNAGQSTSTESANPVESTQSSFIRQAASGSAADEEKEKDADTIDPLFGNMGSVESEESATEEKTNAVGENGSSPVQADGVTVSDDELRRRGLTHDDIRFLTRVLDVMNRDAPNHGLLDSMSAFKDDFDNLDVQRLIDQNLLEEGRACSRKYYTILPAGRELLGQKLKIGPDKGDIGEKTPHKVGVKLLELWLEARTDVVQVEPYYEYDEETVFDVAAFDADGELVWVGEAELPSNNKHAPVDDYDKQSTVDANAVWAFNRRETAVEVLDRLAEADRIENTVSGRAARRFSDIREAVESFDAEGMTTIRSFNKLDEEFNP; encoded by the coding sequence ATGACTGAATACCTACGCGTCACCCCGACCTCCGAGCAGCTCGATACGGAGAGTATCCCCCGTGTCCTCGACAGCCTTCACAAACTGACCACACCCGGATCGTCAGGTCTCGGGGCGAAGCTCAATCCACTCCATAGCGAGACACCGCCTCGGTTCGAGTTCCTCGCGATGAGCGATGGTCCCGATGAGCCGGTGGAGTTCTTCTACAGCGCCGATGCGCACCTCGATACCCTCAAGAAGCGGCTTCGCTCGATCTATCCAGCCACGTTCGATATCGAACGCGTCGACGTCGATGTCGCTGCCCGGCTCATTCAGCCCGTCGAGTTCACACCACAGGAATTCGTCGAACACTACGAGGCCGGGCGGCTGCAGTACGAGTTTGGCCCGGCAGAACAGTACGACATCGTCGACGAGGAATCAGTGGACTCCGAGTCAGCCGAAGCAGACCCCGTTGTCGACGGCGGTACGGCATCCACCAGAGTCCTTAATCATCACGTGACTGTCGGGGACTCAGCCCTCGAACTAGCGCCCCCCGATGCACTTCCAGACGACAAAGAAGAGCGACGGGCCATCGAGAAGCCGACGATGACACCGGCGGGAACGATTCTAGCTCGCCCGGCACAAGACGCTGTCTCGCCGCTCGGGGTTCGATGGTGTGGCTCTGCGTCGCGGAAGCAGGACTGGATGACATCGCTGACGCCGTTCACGGCAGAGGAAACGAACGGCGACCTCTCGGCTGTTGACCAACCGGGCGCAGCGCTCGCGTCGCTGATCGACCACCTGATGGAGGCGACAGCGCCGACCGCGTTCCAAGTCGTCTTCCAGCGGCGTGCCAACTGGCAGTCCGACGCGGAGGTGCGGAAAGAGGATCTCGTCGACGGCCGGGATACGTTCTTCCAGGAAGTCGTCGGGTCATTGCTCGAGGTCGAGGACCAGCGGAGCGACCAAGCCGACCGGCAGATCAGCGAGTCCGTCGAGAAACGGATCGAGTACATCGACGCGAAGAATGCCAAACGGTCGTTCACAGTCAATATCCGGGCCATTGGCGTCCCCACCGACGATACCCGTGATGACCTCGATGGCCGGATGGACTCGCTCCTCCCTGTGTTCGACCCGCTTGATGGACCGTTCTACGAAGTCGAGGGGCAACGCTTCCGGGATAGCGGCTTTCGTGAGAAAACGAAGGAGAAGAAGGCACGGGCGGCTCTCCAGCGCCTCCTCAACCGTGAACTGACGACGGGGCGTGGAAAGACACGGCCCGGGCTAGTCCTCTGTGGGACAGAACTCGCCAACTTCGTCCTCGTCCCCTCCTCTGAACAGCTGACAGTCGAAGGGATACGCGGGACTCGAGCCGAACAGCAGAGCCGGAATCCGTTGCCGTGTCCCAATCCAGACCTGATTCAGCAATTCCAAGAAGGGATGGCTATTGGCTACGCACTCGACGAGAACGGTGAGCCACGATCAGACCCAATCCGGATCCCACCAGACCTGTTGACGACACACTATGGCCGGTTCGCGTCGACTGGCGCCGGTAAGTCAAAGGCGATCATCAACGACGCTCTCTCGCTTCGGGAGACGACCGGCGGGCCTGTCGTTATCGTCGATCCAAAGGGCGATGGGATGTGTGAGAACTACTTGCGCTGCCACTATGACCAGTTCGGTGGCTTGGACGACGTCTATCAGTTCCGTGTCCCGGAGACCCTCCCCGCGTTCTCGTTTTTCGATATTCGCCCAGCACTGGAAGCTGGACGCAACCGGGAGGACGCGATTCAGGACAAGGTGGACCACTTCCACGACATCCTCCGGATGATTATGGGCCGAGAACAGTACGGCCAAGCATTCGTCGCCAACGAAATCCTCAGCTACCTGATTAAGGCACTCTTCGACGAGGAGTACGGAAGCGACGTCTTCGGACTGGATGACCTCTTCGCCGCAGCTCTCCAGATGCAACGAGAGCAAACTATCCCACCGGTCTCGGCGGACAACAGGAACGTCGAGGAGTCACTCACGCGGCATTTCGCGAAGGACGACCACCGGTTTCAGGTATCGATGGACGCCGTCGGAAACCGTCTAGACAAGCTCAGAGAAGACGCACACTTGCGGCGTATCTTCAGCCACGTCCCGAAACAAGACGATGACGGCGAGTACGTTGACAACCGCTTCGACTTCCGCGAGTTCCTCGACGAAGACGCCACGATTCTGTTTGACTTGGGCGATCTGCGTCCAGAAGGACAGCGGGCAATCACTCTCCTTCTGTTGAGTAATCTCTGGGACGCCGTCCAGGTGCGCCGGCGTGATGGAAAGACCGACTACGAGAACCTCACCAATCTCATCATCGAAGAGGCCGCCCCCGTGGCCTCGACAAAACTCGTCTCTGAGCAACTGCTTCCACAGGGACGGTCGTTCGGCCTGAGCATGGGGTTGGTGATGCAGTTCCCCGGCCAGGTTCGAAATCGAAACGAGCGCGCCTACGACGAGGTCCTCAACAACATCAAGACAAAGCTCATCGGGAACATCTCCATCGAGCGCGATCTCGCCGAGTCGTTGGCCCACGAAGACCTGAGTCCGACTGATCTTCGAAATCGAGTCAATACGCTCCCCAGCGGAGAGTGGATTGCTCAACTCCCGAGCCCATCGTTTGGGAAGACAGGGCCTGCTCCGTTCTCAGTGAAACCGCTCCCGATAGCAGCGGGCCATCCAGAAAGCGATGAGCCACTCTCTGTCGAACAGGAGGACCACTTCGAGACTGTGGCTCTTCCACGGCTGTCGGAACGTACACAGGCCCAGTACGGACTTGCTGAGACCCCACGCGAATCGGAGACAGCCGACGATGAGGGATGGGGGAGTAGATCGAACGCTGGACAGTCGACATCCACAGAGTCCGCTAACCCTGTGGAGTCGACACAGTCGTCGTTCATCCGACAGGCAGCTAGTGGTTCAGCAGCCGACGAAGAGAAGGAGAAAGACGCGGACACCATTGATCCGCTGTTTGGAAATATGGGGTCCGTAGAGTCAGAAGAGTCGGCCACAGAAGAGAAGACGAACGCCGTCGGCGAAAACGGATCGTCGCCAGTACAGGCAGATGGCGTAACCGTCTCCGATGATGAACTCCGACGGCGCGGGCTCACTCACGACGACATCCGGTTCTTGACTCGCGTCCTTGATGTGATGAACAGGGACGCACCGAATCACGGACTCTTGGATTCAATGAGTGCGTTCAAGGACGACTTTGATAACTTGGACGTACAGCGGCTCATCGACCAGAACCTACTGGAAGAAGGACGAGCCTGTAGTCGGAAGTACTACACCATCCTTCCGGCAGGGCGTGAACTGCTCGGCCAGAAGCTCAAAATCGGCCCTGATAAGGGAGATATCGGCGAGAAGACGCCGCACAAGGTCGGTGTGAAGCTGCTCGAACTATGGTTAGAAGCGCGCACCGACGTCGTGCAGGTCGAACCCTACTACGAATACGACGAGGAGACGGTGTTCGACGTCGCCGCCTTCGACGCTGACGGAGAACTCGTGTGGGTCGGTGAAGCGGAACTCCCGAGCAACAACAAACACGCGCCGGTCGACGACTACGACAAGCAGAGTACGGTGGACGCAAACGCTGTCTGGGCATTCAATAGACGCGAGACAGCCGTCGAGGTGTTGGATCGGCTCGCGGAAGCTGACCGGATAGAAAATACTGTAAGTGGGCGTGCAGCCCGTCGCTTTTCGGATATTCGGGAAGCCGTCGAATCGTTCGACGCAGAAGGGATGACGACGATTCGGAGCTTCAACAAGCTCGATGAGGAGTTCAATCCATGA
- a CDS encoding DUF7558 family protein, with the protein MQQTLVGCAFCDAPPGTETGEAHTWGQDERVTHPICVDCAIQMETDPDERDHVACDGCGLVVDTLAALTRFRVELGHLEGPLQLCARCSPGGLVTYWTRDLEEHLIVMPTE; encoded by the coding sequence ATGCAGCAGACCCTCGTTGGCTGTGCGTTCTGCGACGCGCCGCCCGGTACCGAGACTGGCGAAGCGCACACCTGGGGACAGGACGAACGGGTCACCCACCCGATCTGCGTGGACTGCGCGATTCAGATGGAGACGGATCCCGACGAGCGCGATCACGTCGCCTGTGACGGCTGTGGGCTGGTCGTCGACACACTTGCGGCACTCACGCGATTCCGGGTCGAGCTCGGGCATCTGGAAGGCCCGTTGCAGCTGTGCGCCCGCTGTAGCCCGGGCGGGCTCGTGACGTACTGGACGCGCGACCTCGAAGAGCATCTCATTGTGATGCCAACAGAGTGA
- a CDS encoding primase-associated protein codes for MSQSTPVEDERTAYRVATLPLEYSTTRINQLFTRGYNRYIIDGEDQPEDLLNDLERFGTAAFKEDVRANAAEDPFVDEPGTLAVLATLSAICVKAHSKFEHAPPRKVQVLYDIRDLYVNNLASLLREFGDGSLQQDIAEVLYAKDPGEDGPHPGRVCTGIKEMAEFGGGLYLEIPMAAASRKCLVHVDTEPGEAGELLTRVKNNCLYVPVGDFDTKYREYARRAFKKLLRVQEENLSEDQLTWLTTNESAITERIDRFIETGHHDRIWRDWNPGERTIRVLRDAIQAAPDEVATLGDFHSAKELFEAVEAYDPEADWKRDVCNRISSPRSLGNLLASQRDHRSLTIREHGNTNHYRVQESSRGVQPLDVETIEDLFELPCMANMAERLHEKKPVRKDLYNFARMVMWLPQYQDSDLETIVTDLKDVFSRWPWYDEQVTDYQIRYEFSNTIEGDTPLPMNCDNDDMQRYCIGQDECPYSIWGSLPFPDEMYDQLSETEGNRNEF; via the coding sequence ATGAGTCAATCGACCCCTGTTGAGGACGAGCGTACCGCCTACCGCGTCGCGACGCTCCCGCTTGAATACAGCACAACACGCATCAACCAGCTGTTTACGCGGGGCTACAATCGCTACATCATCGACGGTGAAGACCAACCAGAAGACCTGTTGAACGACCTCGAGCGATTCGGGACTGCGGCGTTCAAAGAAGACGTCAGGGCCAATGCTGCAGAGGATCCCTTCGTCGACGAGCCGGGAACACTCGCTGTCCTCGCGACGTTGAGCGCGATCTGTGTCAAGGCACATTCGAAGTTCGAGCACGCCCCGCCGCGAAAAGTGCAGGTCCTCTACGATATTCGCGATCTCTACGTCAACAATCTCGCTTCCCTCCTTCGAGAATTCGGTGATGGGAGTCTCCAACAGGATATCGCAGAGGTACTGTACGCGAAAGATCCCGGAGAGGATGGTCCGCATCCCGGCCGCGTTTGTACAGGGATCAAGGAGATGGCGGAATTCGGTGGGGGGTTGTATCTCGAAATTCCGATGGCCGCGGCATCAAGGAAGTGCCTCGTTCACGTCGATACTGAGCCCGGAGAAGCCGGGGAACTGCTCACTCGCGTCAAGAACAACTGTCTCTACGTGCCCGTTGGCGATTTCGACACGAAGTATCGCGAGTACGCCAGACGTGCGTTCAAGAAGCTCCTGCGAGTTCAAGAGGAGAACCTCTCCGAAGACCAGCTGACGTGGCTAACGACGAATGAGTCGGCTATCACAGAACGCATCGACCGCTTCATCGAGACGGGGCACCACGACCGAATCTGGCGAGACTGGAACCCTGGTGAACGGACCATCCGTGTACTCCGGGACGCGATTCAAGCCGCTCCAGATGAGGTCGCCACGCTGGGGGATTTCCACTCGGCGAAGGAGCTGTTTGAAGCAGTTGAGGCGTACGACCCAGAAGCAGACTGGAAGCGAGACGTGTGTAATCGTATCTCGAGTCCGCGAAGTCTTGGGAACCTTCTCGCATCCCAGCGCGACCACCGGAGCTTGACCATTCGAGAGCACGGAAATACGAACCACTATCGGGTTCAGGAGTCTTCGCGTGGCGTCCAGCCTCTCGACGTCGAGACAATCGAGGACCTGTTCGAACTCCCCTGTATGGCAAATATGGCTGAGCGCCTCCACGAGAAGAAGCCAGTCCGAAAGGACCTGTACAACTTCGCCCGGATGGTAATGTGGCTGCCCCAGTATCAGGACAGCGACCTCGAGACCATTGTCACAGATCTCAAGGACGTCTTCTCGCGGTGGCCGTGGTACGATGAACAGGTCACCGACTACCAAATTCGCTACGAGTTCTCGAACACGATTGAAGGCGACACCCCGCTTCCGATGAACTGCGATAACGACGATATGCAGCGGTACTGCATCGGACAAGATGAGTGTCCATACTCAATTTGGGGGAGTCTCCCGTTCCCCGATGAGATGTACGATCAACTAAGTGAAACCGAGGGTAACAGAAACGAGTTCTAA
- a CDS encoding MarR family transcriptional regulator, with the protein MSSGAIDIEEFENADDDEFEDRNDTERIVRFLDENDDRAWKAATIADQLGLDTDAVSAILSRLKERDLVRHKRPYWAITDNEDRLQAAYRLHQHHQTADEQYDEEDLEELKTDEMEEVR; encoded by the coding sequence ATGTCGAGCGGCGCCATCGATATCGAGGAGTTCGAGAATGCCGACGACGACGAATTCGAGGACCGAAACGACACCGAGCGAATCGTGCGATTTCTCGACGAGAACGACGACCGAGCATGGAAGGCGGCGACGATTGCAGACCAACTCGGACTGGATACCGATGCTGTCAGTGCGATCCTCTCACGACTGAAGGAACGAGACCTTGTGCGGCATAAGCGCCCGTACTGGGCAATTACAGATAACGAGGATCGGCTCCAAGCCGCTTACCGTCTTCACCAGCACCATCAGACTGCAGATGAGCAGTACGATGAGGAGGATCTTGAAGAGTTGAAAACCGACGAGATGGAGGAAGTGCGGTGA
- a CDS encoding VirB4 family type IV secretion system protein encodes MPTMGNVILQTSSGAVAELVEWLSNPTSAEGTALYVGLVVVLTVGGKLLWDRYTEDDEKEVEFSDLLDEETLEEGGAERRLLDDIAESHKTVTAPAAIEWETRAARVGEQWTTTLYIADYPDYPNDGYLSDLFEMTDVQFDLTAHITPKNQERARNELQDIADDLQVDADLEQSVRSAYLQERANEAAATYTAVENGASVFDQGMFITVRADEKDDLRDAVQKVKSALRDDPANLTPKTAICRQDLALQSAAPIGDNEFGRTSIALGGAVGALLSSPHNATILEEGGVEFGIHKDNQSPVVIDPFARDNGYAMFTVGDTGSGKSFSSKQNFIRSIEQSKDRIGIILEPLNNWAGVAEALDAKRITVGGTLGLNPLEIRETPEHVQRAMGEDASPFNEKLDDAMSFLTNFFALRGISLGDRRTTLELGLKRAYKRNGITDDISTHSNSSPTIRDMMDVFEDMVDEPEEFVVRSDEEARKIKEDATWLLDQLRPFEEGGRHANLGQESDFDIRDEKVIYLDLAQQEGSVDSSTALTMQLLISLVYERAKVSEKEVVFYIDEARYIMQDAASLAFLETVFRHHRHHDLSIRLVTQTVDEFFEHAESEAILDQCAVKQFHRLDGMDEEWAKEFGLNYAQMRFVQDAVPGNEDAGFSEALVGVDGEWRGIQVKAMSREKQVIDYDPTAQMRSSLPGAGDGAVDSETLEFQEELEERVTSETNETNRTNGTGDEADIVAAEPERSSTEGDDD; translated from the coding sequence ATGCCCACGATGGGTAACGTGATCCTCCAGACGAGCAGCGGTGCTGTCGCCGAGCTTGTGGAGTGGCTCTCGAACCCGACCTCAGCCGAAGGTACGGCCCTCTATGTCGGGCTCGTAGTCGTTCTCACCGTCGGTGGGAAACTTCTCTGGGACCGGTATACCGAGGACGATGAAAAAGAAGTCGAGTTCTCGGATCTGCTTGACGAAGAGACGCTGGAGGAAGGCGGGGCCGAACGTCGGTTACTCGACGACATCGCCGAGTCGCACAAGACGGTCACCGCCCCGGCCGCTATCGAGTGGGAAACACGAGCCGCACGTGTTGGCGAGCAGTGGACAACGACGCTGTACATCGCGGACTATCCTGACTATCCCAACGATGGCTATCTGAGCGATCTTTTCGAGATGACCGACGTTCAGTTCGATCTGACGGCCCACATCACCCCGAAGAATCAGGAGCGGGCACGGAACGAACTGCAGGACATCGCTGACGATCTCCAGGTTGACGCCGATCTCGAACAAAGCGTCCGGAGTGCCTATCTACAAGAGCGTGCCAACGAGGCCGCCGCGACGTACACGGCCGTCGAGAACGGTGCGAGCGTTTTCGATCAGGGGATGTTCATCACGGTACGAGCCGACGAGAAGGACGACCTCAGGGATGCCGTCCAGAAGGTCAAGAGTGCTCTCCGCGACGATCCGGCAAACCTCACGCCGAAGACGGCGATCTGTCGACAGGATCTCGCCCTTCAGTCCGCCGCGCCCATCGGTGACAACGAATTCGGCCGGACCTCGATTGCGCTCGGCGGCGCCGTCGGCGCGTTGCTGTCCTCGCCGCACAACGCGACGATCCTCGAGGAGGGCGGCGTCGAGTTCGGGATTCACAAGGACAACCAGAGCCCAGTGGTCATCGACCCGTTCGCGCGAGACAACGGCTACGCGATGTTCACCGTCGGCGACACGGGGTCGGGGAAGTCGTTCAGTTCGAAACAGAACTTCATCCGCTCCATCGAGCAGAGCAAGGACCGAATCGGCATCATCCTCGAGCCGCTGAACAACTGGGCCGGCGTCGCCGAAGCCCTCGACGCCAAACGCATCACAGTCGGCGGGACGCTCGGACTGAACCCCTTGGAGATTCGGGAGACGCCCGAGCACGTCCAGCGGGCAATGGGCGAGGACGCGAGCCCGTTCAACGAGAAGCTCGACGACGCGATGAGCTTCCTTACTAACTTCTTCGCGCTCCGCGGCATCTCGCTAGGTGACCGCCGGACGACGCTCGAACTCGGACTCAAGCGTGCGTACAAGCGCAACGGCATCACCGACGACATCTCGACACACAGCAACTCGAGTCCGACGATTCGGGACATGATGGATGTCTTCGAGGATATGGTCGACGAGCCCGAGGAGTTCGTCGTCCGATCCGACGAGGAAGCAAGGAAGATCAAGGAGGATGCGACGTGGCTTCTCGATCAGCTCCGCCCCTTCGAGGAAGGTGGCCGTCACGCCAATCTTGGCCAGGAATCCGATTTCGACATCCGGGACGAGAAAGTCATCTACCTCGATCTCGCCCAGCAGGAGGGCAGCGTCGACAGCAGCACGGCGCTGACAATGCAGCTGCTTATCTCACTGGTCTACGAGCGGGCGAAAGTTTCGGAGAAGGAGGTGGTGTTCTACATCGACGAGGCGCGGTACATCATGCAGGACGCCGCGAGTCTGGCGTTCCTCGAGACAGTCTTCCGCCACCACCGCCACCACGATCTCTCGATTCGCTTAGTTACCCAGACCGTCGACGAGTTCTTTGAGCACGCTGAGTCCGAGGCCATCCTCGATCAGTGTGCGGTCAAGCAGTTCCATCGCCTCGATGGGATGGATGAAGAATGGGCCAAGGAGTTCGGGCTGAACTATGCACAGATGCGGTTCGTTCAGGACGCTGTCCCTGGCAACGAGGACGCCGGCTTCTCCGAGGCACTCGTCGGTGTCGACGGCGAGTGGCGAGGTATCCAAGTCAAAGCGATGTCCAGGGAGAAACAGGTTATCGACTACGACCCAACTGCACAGATGCGGTCCTCGCTTCCGGGCGCTGGTGACGGCGCCGTCGACAGCGAGACACTGGAGTTCCAAGAGGAACTTGAAGAACGAGTAACGAGCGAGACGAACGAAACGAATAGAACGAATGGTACTGGCGACGAAGCAGACATCGTCGCAGCTGAACCAGAGAGAAGTTCCACGGAGGGGGACGATGACTGA